A genome region from Aurantiacibacter sp. MUD61 includes the following:
- a CDS encoding carboxyl transferase domain-containing protein, which translates to MTAPVLTSTLDREAPDVKARFEHNKGLADELREKVAEAALGGPERHREKHVARGKLLPRERVERLLDPGSPFLEIGQLAANGMYGGDVNGASMIAGIGRVSGRQVMIAANDPTVKGGSYYPMTVKKHLRAQEIAQQNRLPCVYLVDSGGANLPFQAEVFPDKEHFGRIFYNQAQMSSMGIPQIACVMGSCTAGGAYVPAMSDESVIVKEQGTIFLAGPPLVKAATGEEISAEDLGGGALHAKKSGVVDHLAENDEHALTVVRDIVSHLGHNEGAKLDIREPRAPKFDADDLYAIVPEDVRAPYDVHEVIARIVDGSEFHEFKRDYGSTLVCGFAHIWGMPVAILANNGVLFSESAQKGAHFIELACQRGIPLLFLQNISGFMVGGKYEAEGIAKHGAKLVTAVATAQVPKITVVIGGSFGAGNYGMCGRAYSPRFLFTWPNARISVMGGEQAASVLATVHRDADSWTEEQAEEFKAPIRQKYEDEGNPYYATARLWDDGVIDPVQTRDVLGLSLAACLEAPIPERPQFGVFRM; encoded by the coding sequence CTGCACCTGTTCTCACTTCGACACTCGACCGCGAAGCACCCGATGTGAAGGCGCGGTTCGAGCATAATAAAGGCCTCGCTGACGAGCTGCGCGAGAAGGTTGCCGAGGCTGCGCTGGGCGGGCCCGAGCGGCATCGCGAGAAGCATGTTGCGCGCGGCAAGCTTCTGCCGCGTGAGCGGGTGGAGCGCTTGCTCGATCCGGGCTCTCCCTTCCTCGAGATCGGCCAGCTGGCGGCGAACGGCATGTATGGCGGGGACGTCAACGGCGCGAGCATGATTGCCGGGATCGGACGCGTGTCCGGCAGGCAGGTGATGATCGCCGCGAACGATCCGACGGTGAAGGGCGGCTCCTACTACCCGATGACGGTGAAGAAGCACCTGCGCGCGCAGGAGATTGCGCAGCAGAACCGCCTCCCTTGCGTTTATCTGGTGGACTCTGGCGGGGCGAACCTGCCGTTCCAGGCCGAGGTCTTCCCGGACAAGGAGCATTTCGGGCGCATCTTCTACAACCAGGCGCAGATGTCCTCGATGGGCATTCCGCAGATCGCCTGCGTCATGGGCAGCTGCACCGCGGGCGGCGCCTATGTCCCTGCGATGAGCGACGAGAGCGTCATCGTGAAGGAGCAGGGCACGATCTTCCTAGCAGGACCGCCGCTGGTGAAAGCCGCGACGGGCGAGGAGATTTCCGCCGAGGACCTTGGCGGCGGGGCGCTGCATGCGAAGAAATCGGGCGTGGTCGATCACCTGGCCGAGAATGACGAACACGCGCTCACCGTGGTGCGCGATATCGTCAGCCACCTCGGCCACAATGAAGGTGCGAAGCTGGACATACGCGAGCCGCGTGCGCCCAAATTCGATGCGGACGATCTCTACGCTATCGTGCCCGAGGATGTGCGCGCGCCTTATGATGTGCACGAGGTGATCGCGCGCATCGTCGACGGCAGCGAGTTCCACGAATTCAAGCGCGATTACGGCTCCACGCTGGTCTGCGGCTTCGCGCATATCTGGGGCATGCCGGTGGCGATCCTTGCCAACAATGGCGTGCTGTTTTCGGAGAGCGCGCAGAAGGGCGCGCATTTCATCGAGCTCGCCTGCCAGCGCGGCATACCGCTGCTGTTCCTGCAGAACATCTCCGGCTTCATGGTCGGCGGGAAATACGAGGCGGAAGGCATTGCCAAGCACGGCGCGAAGCTGGTGACCGCTGTCGCTACCGCGCAGGTGCCCAAGATCACCGTGGTGATCGGCGGCAGCTTCGGCGCGGGCAATTACGGCATGTGCGGGCGGGCATACTCGCCTCGCTTCCTGTTCACCTGGCCCAATGCGCGCATCTCCGTGATGGGCGGCGAACAGGCCGCATCGGTGCTCGCCACCGTCCACCGCGATGCCGACAGCTGGACCGAGGAACAGGCCGAGGAGTTCAAGGCCCCGATCCGCCAGAAATATGAGGATGAAGGCAACCCTTACTACGCGACCGCACGGCTGTGGGACGACGGCGTGATCGACCCGGTGCAGACCCGCGACGTGCTGGGGCTGAGCCTGGCCGCGTGTCTGGAAGCGCCGATACCGGAGCGCCCGCAATTCGGCGTGTTCCGGATGTGA